One Tachysurus vachellii isolate PV-2020 chromosome 18, HZAU_Pvac_v1, whole genome shotgun sequence DNA segment encodes these proteins:
- the anxa14 gene encoding annexin A2 isoform X1 has translation MWSWASPGCLLGISWVSPGHLLGVSWVSPGRLLGVSPSGVSPCLLPSVFWDVSLFFMLDSSAVSPQMNWSTMGSVRPFPVFQPEKDVSDLQAAFEQKDVRTVVRILMSRSNNQRQILAQTYRTVTQQDLRVRLETVLDGGVKVLILGLMMTPNDFEAQRLRQAMEGLGTDEETLLEIMCLRSAEQLSDIAAVYAKEYQRDLEKDLTSETSGDLRELLLALLKKMHVSGNVDQDVRVLCEELNNSKADVKPWLQILTMRDPDHLRNVLIHLEAERGQPVTAELEKHFGGLLNRDIRLGLQVLVSSIEDPHLYLAQRIQPMKESVVQGVIVSHSEEDLLAVRVAFKKKTGRSLYSTIQDTFEGDIQQILLALCRSED, from the exons ATGTGGAGCTGGGCGTCTCCTGGGTGTCTCCTGGGCATCTCCTGGGTGTCTCCTGGGCATCTCCTGGGCGTCTCCTGGGTGTCTCCTGGGCGTCTCCTGGGTGTCTC CCCATCCGGAGTGTCCCCCTGCCTCCTTCCCTCAGTCTTCTGGGACGTTTCTCTGTTCTTTATGTTGGATTCATCTGCTGTTTCTCCTCAGATGAACTGGAGCACTATGGGATCTGTTCGACCTTTCCCAGTCTTCCAGCCAGAGAAAGACGTGTCTGACCTTCAGGCTGCCTTTGAACAGAAAG ATGTGAGAACTGTGGTGAGGATTCTGATGAGCCGCAGTAACAATCAGAGACAGATCCTCGCCCAGACGTACCGCACTGTCACTCAACAA gatCTCAGAGTGAGGCTTGAGACGGTTCTGGATGGAGGTGTAAAGGTGCTGATACTCGGCCTGATGATGACGCCAAATGATTTTGAAGCTCAACGTCTCAGACAAGCCATGGAG GGTCTGGGTACAGATGAAGAAACCCTTCTAGAAATCATGTGTTTGAGGTCAGCAGAGCAGCTTTCTGACATTGCAGCGGTGTACGCTAAAG AATACCAGCGTGATCTAGAGAAGGACCTGACCAGTGAGACCAGTGGAGATCTCAGGGAGCTGCTCCTGGCTTTGCTGAAG AAGATGCACGTGTCTGGGAATGTGGACCAGGATGTTCGA gttctcTGTGAAGAGCTCAACAACTCAAAGGCGGACGTCAAGCCGTGGCTTCAGATCCTGACCATGAGAGATCCAGACCATCTCAGAAACG TGCTGATTCATCTGGAAGCTGAACGAGGCCAGCCTGTTACTGCAGAACTAGAGAAACACTTTGGTGGACTCCTCAACAGAGACATCAGACTGGGCTTACAGGTCCTAG TGAGCTCCATCGAGGACCCACATCTCTACTTGGCCCAGAGAATCCAGCCTATGAAA gAGTCCGTGGTGCAAGGAGTAATAGTGTCTCACAGTGAGGAGGATCTTCTGGCTGTTAGAGTAGCATTCAAGAAGAAAACTGGAAGATCTCTTTACTCCACCATACAG GACACGTTTGAGGGGGACATCCAGCAGATTTTGTTAGCATTATGTCGCTCTGAAGACTGA
- the anxa14 gene encoding annexin A2 isoform X2 has translation MTATVSMNWSTMGSVRPFPVFQPEKDVSDLQAAFEQKDVRTVVRILMSRSNNQRQILAQTYRTVTQQDLRVRLETVLDGGVKVLILGLMMTPNDFEAQRLRQAMEGLGTDEETLLEIMCLRSAEQLSDIAAVYAKEYQRDLEKDLTSETSGDLRELLLALLKKMHVSGNVDQDVRVLCEELNNSKADVKPWLQILTMRDPDHLRNVLIHLEAERGQPVTAELEKHFGGLLNRDIRLGLQVLVSSIEDPHLYLAQRIQPMKESVVQGVIVSHSEEDLLAVRVAFKKKTGRSLYSTIQDTFEGDIQQILLALCRSED, from the exons ATGACAGCGACGGTGAGT ATGAACTGGAGCACTATGGGATCTGTTCGACCTTTCCCAGTCTTCCAGCCAGAGAAAGACGTGTCTGACCTTCAGGCTGCCTTTGAACAGAAAG ATGTGAGAACTGTGGTGAGGATTCTGATGAGCCGCAGTAACAATCAGAGACAGATCCTCGCCCAGACGTACCGCACTGTCACTCAACAA gatCTCAGAGTGAGGCTTGAGACGGTTCTGGATGGAGGTGTAAAGGTGCTGATACTCGGCCTGATGATGACGCCAAATGATTTTGAAGCTCAACGTCTCAGACAAGCCATGGAG GGTCTGGGTACAGATGAAGAAACCCTTCTAGAAATCATGTGTTTGAGGTCAGCAGAGCAGCTTTCTGACATTGCAGCGGTGTACGCTAAAG AATACCAGCGTGATCTAGAGAAGGACCTGACCAGTGAGACCAGTGGAGATCTCAGGGAGCTGCTCCTGGCTTTGCTGAAG AAGATGCACGTGTCTGGGAATGTGGACCAGGATGTTCGA gttctcTGTGAAGAGCTCAACAACTCAAAGGCGGACGTCAAGCCGTGGCTTCAGATCCTGACCATGAGAGATCCAGACCATCTCAGAAACG TGCTGATTCATCTGGAAGCTGAACGAGGCCAGCCTGTTACTGCAGAACTAGAGAAACACTTTGGTGGACTCCTCAACAGAGACATCAGACTGGGCTTACAGGTCCTAG TGAGCTCCATCGAGGACCCACATCTCTACTTGGCCCAGAGAATCCAGCCTATGAAA gAGTCCGTGGTGCAAGGAGTAATAGTGTCTCACAGTGAGGAGGATCTTCTGGCTGTTAGAGTAGCATTCAAGAAGAAAACTGGAAGATCTCTTTACTCCACCATACAG GACACGTTTGAGGGGGACATCCAGCAGATTTTGTTAGCATTATGTCGCTCTGAAGACTGA
- the LOC132861125 gene encoding integumentary mucin C.1-like, whose amino-acid sequence MKLPTVLFYGWALAGSFTIQVTNAATSSIINATTTRPTTNTMSMPSTASTVNYTTPSNATTITPTNRSTSPMMNATTATTAMPSNRISTVPLNATTTLMPPHATSSLPVDATHVMPSTTVNPWSSTSANTTTKGTNVTMVTSATATTITQHGNSTVASTKTTTSPGTTPSSSPDVHPELITCTLLILLYLLQN is encoded by the exons ATGAAGTTACCGACTGTGCTGTTCTATGGCTGGGCCTTGGCTGGTTCCTTCACAATccag GTAACTAACGCAGCGACGTCTTCAATTATAAATGCAACAACTACAAGACCAACAACCAACACCATGAGCATGCCATCAACAGCCAGCACCGTAAATTACACAACTCCATCAAATGCAACCACAATAACACCAACAAACCGCTCCACCTCGCCAATGATGAACGCCACCACTGCCACCACTGCGATGCCTTCAAATAGAATATCTACTGTACCTTTAAACGCTACCACCACATTGATGCCACCTCATGCCACCTCGTCACTGCCAGTAGATGCCACTCATGTGATGCCTTCAACCACTGTGAATCCATGGAGCTCGACTTCGGCCAACACGACAACGAAGGGAACAAACGTGACCATGGTGACGTCAGCTACAGCTACTACAATAACACAACATGGCAACAGTACCGTAGCTTCTACCAAAACTACCACGTCTCCTGGTACAACACCATCCAGCAGCCCTGATGTTCACCCTGAGCTGATCACTTGCACATTATTGATTCTTCTGTATCTACTGCAGAACTAA
- the LOC132861711 gene encoding mucin-2-like — protein MKLQRLGICLMALMAFSTTQNTDTIAVMPETITTTVSPASDTTTVMPVSDTTTVMPESDTTTVMPESITTTVMPASDTTTVSPASDTTTVMPVSDTTTVMPASDTTTVIDTTTVMPESITTTVMPASDTTTVSPASDTTTVMPVSDTTTVMPASDTTTVMPESITTTVMPASDTTTIMPASDTTTVMPVSDTTTVMPVSDTTTVIDTTTVMPETITTTVMPASDTTTVSPASDTTTVMPASDTTTVMPESDTTTVMPESITTTVMPASDTTTVSPASDTITVMPVSDTTTVMPASDTTIVMPASDTTTVMPASDTTTVMPASDTTTVMPESITTTVMPASDTTTVMPVSDTTTVMPVSDTTTVIDTTTVMPETITTTVLPESDTTTVIDTTTVMPETITTTVLPESDTTTVIDTTTVMPETITITVLPESDTTTVIDTTTVMPETITTTVLPESDTTTVIDTTTVMPETITITVLPESDTTTVIDTTTVMPETITTTVMPASDTTTVMPERITTTVMPPSVTITIKPASDTIIEMPESDSRSTNTTPITTNEPSLLNSSPGVKAVLITCLLPALFTLL, from the exons ATGAAGTTACAGAGATTAGGAATTTGTCTCATGGCCCTGATGGCTTTCTCAACAACACAG AACACAGACACCATCGCAGTGATGCCTGAGACTATCACCACTACTGTCTCACCAGCAAGTGACACCACTACTGTGATGCCAGTAAGTGACACCACTACTGTGATGCCAGAGAGTGACACCACTACTGTGATGCCAGAGAGCATCACCACCACTGTAATGCCAGCCAGTGACACCACCACTGTCTCACCAGCAAGTGACACCACTACTGTGATGCCAGTAAGTGACACCACCACTGTGATGCCAGCAAGTGACACCACCACTGTGATTGATACCACCACTGTGATGCCAGAGAGCATCACCACCACTGTAATGCCAGCCAGTGACACCACCACTGTCTCACCAGCAAGTGACACCACTACTGTGATGCCAGTAAGTGACACCACCACTGTGATGCCAGCGAGTGACACCACTACTGTGATGCCAGAGAGCATCACCACCACTGTAATGCCAGCCAGTGACACCACCACTATTATGCCAGCAAGTGACACCACCACCGTAATGCCAGTGAGTGATACCACCACTGTGATGCCAGTGAGTGACACCACCACTGTGATTGATACCACCACTGTGATGCCAGAGACCATCACCACCACTGTAATGCCAGCCAGTGACACCACCACTGTCTCACCAGCAAGTGACACCACTACTGTGATGCCAGCGAGTGACACCACTACTGTGATGCCAGAGAGTGACACCACTACTGTGATGCCAGAGAGCATCACCACCACTGTAATGCCAGCCAGTGACACCACCACTGTCTCACCAGCAAGTGACACCATTACTGTGATGCCAGTAAGTGACACCACCACTGTGATGCCAGCGAGTGATACCACCATTGTAATGCCAGCAAGTGACACCACCACTGTGATGCCAGCAAGTGACACCACCACTGTGATGCCAGCGAGTGACACCACTACTGTGATGCCAGAGAGCATCACCACCACTGTAATGCCAGCCAGTGACACCACCACCGTAATGCCAGTGAGTGATACCACCACTGTGATGCCAGTGAGTGACACCACCACTGTGATTGATACCACCACTGTAATGCCAGAGACCATCACCACCACTGTATTGCCAGAAAGTGACACCACCACTGTGATTGATACCACCACTGTAATGCCAGAGACCATCACCACCACTGTATTGCCAGAAAGTGACACCACCACTGTGATTGATACCACCACTGTAATGCCAGAGACCATCACCATCACTGTATTGCCAGAAAGTGACACCACCACTGTGATTGATACCACCACTGTAATGCCAGAGACCATCACCACCACTGTATTGCCAGAAAGTGACACCACCACTGTGATTGATACCACCACTGTAATGCCAGAGACCATCACCATCACTGTATTGCCAGAAAGTGACACCACCACTGTGATTGATACCACCACTGTAATGCCAGAGACCATCACCACCACTGTAATGCCAGCCAGTGACACCACCACTGTGATGCCTGAGCGCATCACCACCACTGTAATGCCACCAAGTGTGACCATCACTATAAAGCCGGCGAGTGACACCATCATTGAAATGCCAGAAAGTGACAGCCGTTCCACTAATACAACACCTATCACCACCAATGAGCCCAGTCTTCTCAACAGCAGTCCAGGTGTGAAAGCTGTGCTAATAACTTGTCTTCTTCCTGCTTTGTTTACTCTCCTGTGA
- the anxa14 gene encoding annexin A2 isoform X3: MTATMNWSTMGSVRPFPVFQPEKDVSDLQAAFEQKDVRTVVRILMSRSNNQRQILAQTYRTVTQQDLRVRLETVLDGGVKVLILGLMMTPNDFEAQRLRQAMEGLGTDEETLLEIMCLRSAEQLSDIAAVYAKEYQRDLEKDLTSETSGDLRELLLALLKKMHVSGNVDQDVRVLCEELNNSKADVKPWLQILTMRDPDHLRNVLIHLEAERGQPVTAELEKHFGGLLNRDIRLGLQVLVSSIEDPHLYLAQRIQPMKESVVQGVIVSHSEEDLLAVRVAFKKKTGRSLYSTIQDTFEGDIQQILLALCRSED, encoded by the exons ATGACAGCGACG ATGAACTGGAGCACTATGGGATCTGTTCGACCTTTCCCAGTCTTCCAGCCAGAGAAAGACGTGTCTGACCTTCAGGCTGCCTTTGAACAGAAAG ATGTGAGAACTGTGGTGAGGATTCTGATGAGCCGCAGTAACAATCAGAGACAGATCCTCGCCCAGACGTACCGCACTGTCACTCAACAA gatCTCAGAGTGAGGCTTGAGACGGTTCTGGATGGAGGTGTAAAGGTGCTGATACTCGGCCTGATGATGACGCCAAATGATTTTGAAGCTCAACGTCTCAGACAAGCCATGGAG GGTCTGGGTACAGATGAAGAAACCCTTCTAGAAATCATGTGTTTGAGGTCAGCAGAGCAGCTTTCTGACATTGCAGCGGTGTACGCTAAAG AATACCAGCGTGATCTAGAGAAGGACCTGACCAGTGAGACCAGTGGAGATCTCAGGGAGCTGCTCCTGGCTTTGCTGAAG AAGATGCACGTGTCTGGGAATGTGGACCAGGATGTTCGA gttctcTGTGAAGAGCTCAACAACTCAAAGGCGGACGTCAAGCCGTGGCTTCAGATCCTGACCATGAGAGATCCAGACCATCTCAGAAACG TGCTGATTCATCTGGAAGCTGAACGAGGCCAGCCTGTTACTGCAGAACTAGAGAAACACTTTGGTGGACTCCTCAACAGAGACATCAGACTGGGCTTACAGGTCCTAG TGAGCTCCATCGAGGACCCACATCTCTACTTGGCCCAGAGAATCCAGCCTATGAAA gAGTCCGTGGTGCAAGGAGTAATAGTGTCTCACAGTGAGGAGGATCTTCTGGCTGTTAGAGTAGCATTCAAGAAGAAAACTGGAAGATCTCTTTACTCCACCATACAG GACACGTTTGAGGGGGACATCCAGCAGATTTTGTTAGCATTATGTCGCTCTGAAGACTGA